In Paenibacillus protaetiae, the genomic stretch TTGGCCGGCAGATCGGGGCCGGGCAGCAGGATGCCGCTTATAAACGGGTGCTGGACAGCGTAAAATGGGCCATCAGCGTGACGCTTGTTATGATTGTGCTCATTATTCTGTTCCGCGAGCAGCTGATGAACCTGTTCACCTCCAATCCCGAAGTGGTCCGGATCGGGGCAAACGTGCTGCTGCTCAGCATTGTGCTGGAGACGGGGCGTACCTTTAACATTATTTTCGTCAATTCGCTGCGCGCTGCAGGAGATGCCAAATTCCCGCTGTGGGTCGGTTTTTTTACAATGGTGCTGATGAGCTTGTCGCTTGGCTATTTGTTTGTGTTTGTATTCCATATGGGGCTGGCCGGCATTTGGCTTGCGATCGCCTCGGACGAATGGGCGCGCGCCGTTATTATGTATTTGCGCTGGCGCAGCCGCAAGTGGGAGAAGCATGCGCTGGTGAAACACGATTCGCCTGCGGCGGCAGCCGTGCATTAACGTCTGGCGATGTGGTGAAGACGAGCAAGGCGGGTTGTTCAAAATCAATCGAAGGCGTTTTTCGCAGCGGCAGCAGCGGAAAGCGCCTTTTTTTGTCCGGCGCGCCGGCGAATCGTGCACGCTCCGGCTTTCGATCAGGGACCGGTTCACGCAGGCGGGATCTTCCTTTTTTGTGAAGCGGGGTTGAACGTTGCGGCAGGATGCGGCATCATGGGGATAGATGACAAGCCGCTGGCCTGCGGCGGGAGAAGGAAAAGGGGACGGCACCGATGAGCAATGTAGCGATCAATCGGCGGAACGTTGGCATTTTTGCGCATGTTGACGCCGGGAAAACAACGACAACAGAACATATGCTGTATGCCAGCGGACGAATCCGGGAGCTTGGCAGCGTAGACTCCGGCACGGCGGTAACCGATTCAATGGATGTGGAGAAAGAACGGGGCATCTCGGTCCGCGCGGCGGCGGCTTTTTTGGAATGGGACGGCATTAGCATTAACTTGGTGGATACGCCGGGACATGTCGATTTTTTGTCCGAGGTGGAGCGTTCGATGCGGGTGATGGACGGCGCGGTGCTTATCGTATCGGCCGTGGAAGGGGTGCAGGCGCAGACGGAAGTTATTTGGCATGCGCTGCGCAAGCTGAACATTCCGACGGTGCTGTTTATGAATAAACTGGACCGGGTAGGCGCGGACCCGGCGCGCGTGCTGGCGGAAATTCGCCGCTATTTGTCGCCGGATGCCATCCCGGTGCAGCTGCCTATCGGCGAAGAGCATTCGTTCAGCGGCTCCGCTGATTTATGGGCGGAGGACGGCGCAAGCGCAGCAGAGGCTGCCGGCTGGGACGAGGCGCGCACCGCACTTTGGGAAGCGCTTGCGGAGCGGGATGAGCAGCTGCTTGAGCGTTATGTATCGGGCGGGGAGATTGCGCCGTCCGAATGGAAGTCGACGGCTGCGGAATGGGCGCGGAGCGGGCGGATCTTCCCGCTGCTGTATGGAGCGGCAAGCAAAGGCATCGGCATCGCTTCGCTGCTGGATGCGATTGCCGGTTATTTGCCCGCTCCCGCCGGCGGGGCTGACGCGCCGCTCTCCGGCGTCGTGTTCAAAATCGAACGCGATAAAGCGATGGGGCGGATGGCGTATGTCCGGCTGTACGGCGGCTCTATCCGCAACCGGGACGCTATATTTAACTACACGCAGCAAATCGAGGAAAAGGTGACGCAAATCCGTAAAACCGACGGCAGCCGGCAGGAGGATGTCGGGCTGCTGGAGGCGGGCGATATTGCGGTTGTATTCGGCATGGCGAACGTGCGGATCGGCGATGTGCTGGGCGACCCTGAAGCGGTGCCGCAGGAGGTGCGGCTTGCCGTGCCGCTGCTGACGGTGCAGGCGCATTGGGCGGAGCCGCAGCATTACCCGCGGCTGGTGCAGGCGCTTCAGGAGCTGTCCGACGAAGACCCGCTGCTCGATGTGCAGTGGCTGCAGGACGAACGCGAGCTGCATGTGAAAGTGATGGGACCGATACAGCTGGAAATTTTAACGAATGTGCTGCAAAGCCGGTACGGGCTGCCCGTCACATTCGGCAAAGCTTCCGTTATTTATAAAGAGACGCCGGCGCGCGA encodes the following:
- a CDS encoding GTP-binding protein → MSNVAINRRNVGIFAHVDAGKTTTTEHMLYASGRIRELGSVDSGTAVTDSMDVEKERGISVRAAAAFLEWDGISINLVDTPGHVDFLSEVERSMRVMDGAVLIVSAVEGVQAQTEVIWHALRKLNIPTVLFMNKLDRVGADPARVLAEIRRYLSPDAIPVQLPIGEEHSFSGSADLWAEDGASAAEAAGWDEARTALWEALAERDEQLLERYVSGGEIAPSEWKSTAAEWARSGRIFPLLYGAASKGIGIASLLDAIAGYLPAPAGGADAPLSGVVFKIERDKAMGRMAYVRLYGGSIRNRDAIFNYTQQIEEKVTQIRKTDGSRQEDVGLLEAGDIAVVFGMANVRIGDVLGDPEAVPQEVRLAVPLLTVQAHWAEPQHYPRLVQALQELSDEDPLLDVQWLQDERELHVKVMGPIQLEILTNVLQSRYGLPVTFGKASVIYKETPAREGEGYIAYLMPKPCWAILRFRIEPGPRGSGLQYDTQVRADQLLPQYQNEVARRVPEALQQGLKGWEVVDLKVTLIYGEHHVWHTHPLDFVVATPMAIMNGLAAVTTKLLEPVWQFRIVVPEEYGGRVMHDITLMRGMCEAPVLQGDRIVIEGRVPAATSLEYATELHSLTKGRGTIATFFGGYEECPPDVDAERQRRGVNPLDQARYILSVRNALQG